The following proteins are encoded in a genomic region of Methylococcales bacterium:
- the argA gene encoding amino-acid N-acetyltransferase — MQEKDCNSVSFFREAAPYIHSHRGKTFVIAFSGEVIATNQFQKIVQDLAIISSLGARLILVHGNRPQLNERLHHSNIPIRLHKGIRITDHIALLVAQEAIGFLRIHIENLMTHALNRLSLSSNNLGIVSGNFITARPLGIHDGIDYGFTGLVRKINHNLIQQQLAADNIVLLSPMGCSPTRETYNLRYEQTAIAAAKALKADKLIFLSHQPLNLPHELTLEEARTHTLKNELLSAVIEALKTDVERIHLLNAETDGALLLELYTRDGIGSMISSEQFECLRAASIEDICGILDLIRPLENAEIIIKRSREQLELEIGNFHIITRDQKIIACAALYNTDDPQVAEFACFSVHPHYRGSNRGDKLLKHVTQLAKTQGKTQLLVLTTHTIDWFRERGFTKGTIEELSPNKKSLYNYQRNSQILFKSLIRSKE; from the coding sequence ATGCAAGAAAAAGATTGCAATAGCGTTTCATTCTTTCGCGAAGCAGCCCCCTACATCCACAGCCATCGCGGTAAAACCTTCGTCATCGCTTTTTCGGGTGAAGTCATTGCCACCAACCAGTTTCAGAAAATTGTGCAGGACCTTGCCATTATATCCAGCCTAGGCGCACGACTGATACTGGTGCATGGAAATCGGCCACAACTCAATGAACGTCTGCATCACAGCAATATTCCGATTCGTCTTCACAAGGGCATCCGTATTACTGACCACATTGCCCTGCTGGTAGCGCAGGAAGCCATCGGTTTCCTGCGTATCCATATTGAAAACCTTATGACACATGCACTGAACAGGCTTTCGCTTTCCAGCAATAATCTTGGTATTGTATCCGGCAACTTTATTACTGCACGCCCGTTGGGAATCCACGACGGTATCGACTATGGTTTTACTGGACTGGTACGCAAGATTAATCACAATCTCATCCAGCAACAACTCGCCGCAGACAATATTGTTTTGCTGTCACCGATGGGTTGCTCACCAACAAGAGAAACCTATAATCTGCGTTACGAGCAGACAGCCATTGCCGCTGCCAAAGCTCTCAAGGCTGACAAACTGATTTTCCTCAGTCATCAGCCACTGAACTTGCCACACGAACTAACACTGGAAGAAGCCAGAACCCATACCCTAAAAAATGAACTGTTGTCTGCTGTCATTGAAGCGCTGAAAACAGATGTAGAACGTATTCATCTGCTCAACGCCGAGACCGACGGCGCCCTATTACTGGAACTCTACACTCGCGACGGCATAGGCAGCATGATTTCTTCCGAGCAATTCGAATGCCTTCGAGCAGCCAGCATTGAAGATATCTGTGGCATTCTCGACCTGATCCGCCCGCTGGAAAATGCAGAAATAATAATTAAACGTTCCCGCGAACAACTGGAACTGGAAATCGGCAACTTCCACATTATTACTCGTGACCAAAAAATCATTGCCTGTGCCGCTCTTTACAATACTGATGACCCACAAGTTGCTGAATTTGCCTGCTTTTCCGTTCACCCACATTATCGTGGCAGCAACCGTGGCGACAAGCTGCTTAAACACGTTACCCAACTGGCGAAAACACAGGGAAAAACCCAGCTTCTGGTACTAACCACCCATACCATCGATTGGTTTCGGGAGCGTGGATTTACAAAAGGAACAATTGAAGAGCTCTCTCCGAACAAGAAATCACTATACAATTATCAGCGAAATTCACAGATATTGTTTAAATCGTTGATAAGGAGTAAGGAGTAA